The Ferroacidibacillus organovorans genome has a window encoding:
- a CDS encoding ABC transporter ATP-binding protein: MSTPLLEVRNLKTHFISRTSRVRAVDGVDFSVERGKVLGIVGESGSGKSMTSLSIMRLVPGPQGQIVDGEILLDGKDLLKLTEREMTNIRGNQIGMIFQEPMTALNPVLKVGEQIGEVLTRHRGMNKAEARKHAVELLKNVGFPRAEQIVNEYPHQLSGGMRQRAMIAMAMACQPTLLIADEPTTALDVTIQAQVLDLMRELKDRTGTAIIMITHDLGVIAEMADDMVVMYGGQVVESGSADAVFAEPLHPYTRALLESIPVIDEERERLTAIPGTVPSAANFPEGCRFADRCALAESSCREKMPELRELRPGHSVRCTLAV; the protein is encoded by the coding sequence GTGTCGACGCCATTGCTTGAAGTTCGCAATTTGAAAACGCATTTTATCAGTCGAACGAGTCGCGTTCGGGCGGTCGACGGTGTCGATTTCTCGGTCGAGCGAGGCAAGGTTTTGGGAATCGTTGGAGAGTCAGGCAGTGGCAAAAGCATGACCTCTCTATCGATCATGCGTCTCGTGCCAGGGCCGCAAGGGCAAATTGTCGATGGGGAGATTCTCCTTGACGGGAAGGATCTCCTGAAGCTCACGGAGCGAGAAATGACAAACATTCGCGGGAATCAGATTGGGATGATCTTCCAAGAGCCGATGACCGCGCTCAATCCTGTGTTAAAGGTCGGCGAGCAGATCGGTGAGGTCTTAACGCGTCATCGCGGAATGAATAAAGCTGAAGCCAGAAAGCATGCGGTGGAACTCTTGAAGAATGTCGGATTTCCGCGCGCCGAACAAATTGTCAATGAGTACCCTCACCAGTTGTCAGGTGGAATGAGGCAGCGCGCGATGATCGCGATGGCAATGGCCTGCCAGCCGACACTGCTTATCGCGGATGAGCCGACAACGGCGCTTGATGTGACGATTCAGGCGCAGGTGCTCGATTTGATGCGTGAACTCAAGGATCGCACTGGGACGGCGATCATCATGATTACACACGATCTTGGCGTCATCGCTGAAATGGCGGACGATATGGTTGTCATGTACGGCGGACAGGTTGTCGAGTCAGGATCTGCCGATGCTGTGTTTGCAGAGCCGCTGCACCCCTATACGCGCGCGCTGCTTGAATCAATTCCGGTAATCGACGAAGAGCGCGAGCGGCTGACAGCGATTCCGGGAACCGTGCCGAGCGCGGCAAACTTCCCTGAGGGTTGCCGCTTTGCGGATCGCTGTGCGCTTGCAGAGTCGTCGTGCCGTGAGAAGATGCCTGAACTGCGCGAATTGCGCCCAGGACATAGTGTGCGCTGCACGCTTGCGGTCTAG
- a CDS encoding ABC transporter ATP-binding protein, whose product MSVAEQQMDTNRTAQSDVLLELSGVKKYFPITGGVFRRTIGAVKAVDDISFTLRKGETLGLVGESGCGKSTTGRVIMKILDPTAGTIRFDGHDITKLSGRALREMRQDFQMVFQDPYSSLNPRMSVGTLVAEPLIVNKKGTREQIRDEVERLLQVVGLSPEARLRFPHEFSGGQRQRIAIARALALKPKLIVADEAVSALDVSIQAQILNLLADLRKEFGLSYVFISHNLAVVKHVSDRVGVMYLGRMVELADKAKLYNQPLHPYTQALLSAAPEPKRNVTRDRIVLAGDVPSPANPPSGCAFHTRCPKVMDVCKSQRPELAAYGEGQFVACHLYA is encoded by the coding sequence ATGAGTGTCGCGGAACAGCAGATGGATACAAACCGCACAGCGCAGAGTGACGTTCTTTTGGAACTCTCGGGTGTGAAAAAATATTTTCCGATTACGGGTGGTGTGTTTCGGCGGACGATCGGTGCAGTTAAAGCGGTCGACGATATCTCATTTACGTTGCGCAAGGGTGAGACGCTGGGACTTGTCGGCGAATCTGGTTGTGGCAAATCGACGACAGGTCGCGTGATCATGAAGATCCTGGATCCCACGGCGGGGACCATTCGCTTTGACGGCCACGACATCACAAAACTCTCAGGCCGCGCATTGCGTGAGATGCGCCAGGATTTTCAAATGGTGTTTCAGGATCCTTACTCATCCCTGAATCCGCGGATGAGTGTCGGCACATTGGTCGCAGAGCCGCTGATTGTCAACAAGAAGGGGACGCGCGAACAGATTCGCGATGAAGTGGAACGCTTGCTTCAGGTTGTGGGTCTTTCCCCGGAGGCGCGTCTGCGTTTTCCACACGAGTTTTCTGGTGGTCAGCGGCAACGGATTGCGATCGCGCGAGCGCTCGCCCTAAAGCCCAAGCTGATCGTCGCTGATGAAGCTGTTTCTGCCTTGGACGTTTCGATTCAGGCGCAGATCTTAAACCTGTTGGCTGACCTCCGCAAGGAGTTTGGACTCTCTTATGTGTTTATCTCTCACAACCTCGCTGTCGTAAAACATGTCAGCGATCGCGTGGGAGTGATGTACCTCGGACGGATGGTTGAGCTTGCCGACAAGGCGAAACTTTATAACCAGCCGCTCCACCCGTACACGCAGGCGCTGCTCTCTGCGGCGCCCGAGCCGAAGCGAAACGTAACCCGTGACCGCATCGTGCTCGCAGGAGATGTGCCGAGTCCTGCCAATCCACCCTCGGGCTGTGCATTTCACACGCGCTGTCCCAAGGTGATGGATGTGTGCAAGAGTCAGCGACCTGAGCTTGCTGCATACGGTGAAGGCCAGTTCGTGGCTTGCCACCTGTACGCGTAA
- a CDS encoding ABC transporter substrate-binding protein, giving the protein MKKHTAMFSAAAVVTLSSLLAGLAGASALAATKHAAKHVVKHAAIPNGGTLVQTFPTAFGANLIPFMDSSLYTATADAYSFDPLLQFNQNGQLTPDIVQKYWFSPDKKTIYFQINPKARWSNGIYITSKDVELGVDWLASKSYNDTYQGQYGYLVQNIVGAANPLPDGTTPSGFKILGPREFSMSMKTPDAAVLSSQWAGIDPLPYYVLGKIPMSQWKNSAFNKMPSVGSGPFVNVSIVPGQSITQKANPYYLFGKPHIAYNIWKVISPDVVDGDLASGQVTMAGIQAKDVNKIKQVPNLALSIQPSNGFSYLGWRLNNSVYGKEFSNVKFRQAVEYAINRSALVQAIDKGYGKPENGPLPPINFWYNKALNNTYPYSPAMANKLLNEAHFTIKNGWRTTPGGRPFNPTITISSGDSVIATEATFLKQFLNAVHINVKILPPINFNTIISQLGNDANGKQPIQGFFLGWNLSTDPDPRGLWRSTDNLNATTIDWTNTKDPAVALNDKLIHLQHSAAAFSIPYRQKILNQWQVLLNQQLPENFLTMDDTITAYNKNLHGVVFSPYGALYPNRWYLN; this is encoded by the coding sequence ATGAAAAAACACACAGCCATGTTTTCGGCTGCAGCTGTTGTAACACTTTCTAGCCTGTTGGCAGGGCTCGCCGGCGCAAGCGCGCTTGCCGCAACAAAGCACGCCGCAAAGCATGTCGTAAAGCATGCGGCAATTCCGAATGGCGGAACGCTCGTACAGACTTTCCCAACGGCATTTGGCGCGAATCTCATTCCGTTCATGGATTCTTCACTGTATACAGCGACGGCTGACGCGTATTCATTCGATCCTTTATTGCAGTTTAATCAAAACGGCCAATTGACTCCGGACATTGTTCAAAAGTATTGGTTTTCCCCTGACAAGAAAACCATTTACTTCCAGATCAATCCAAAAGCGCGTTGGTCAAACGGCATTTACATCACATCAAAGGATGTCGAACTCGGTGTTGACTGGCTCGCGTCAAAATCGTACAACGACACCTATCAAGGTCAATATGGCTACCTTGTGCAAAACATTGTAGGCGCAGCTAATCCGTTACCAGATGGCACGACACCTTCCGGATTTAAGATTCTCGGACCACGCGAATTTTCGATGTCCATGAAAACGCCTGACGCGGCTGTGCTTTCTTCGCAATGGGCTGGGATTGATCCGCTGCCATATTATGTACTTGGCAAAATTCCGATGTCACAGTGGAAGAATTCTGCATTTAACAAGATGCCGTCAGTAGGAAGTGGCCCGTTTGTCAACGTATCCATTGTTCCTGGGCAATCCATCACTCAAAAAGCGAATCCGTATTACCTTTTTGGCAAACCGCATATCGCTTACAACATTTGGAAGGTTATTTCTCCTGATGTTGTAGATGGTGATCTGGCATCAGGTCAAGTAACTATGGCCGGAATCCAGGCAAAAGATGTGAATAAAATCAAGCAAGTGCCGAATCTGGCACTCAGCATTCAACCATCCAATGGTTTTAGCTATCTTGGTTGGCGCCTGAATAACTCGGTGTATGGAAAAGAATTTTCTAATGTGAAATTCCGTCAAGCCGTTGAGTATGCAATCAATCGATCGGCGCTTGTTCAGGCGATTGACAAAGGTTATGGAAAACCAGAAAACGGTCCGTTGCCTCCGATCAACTTCTGGTACAACAAAGCATTGAACAACACGTATCCTTACAGCCCTGCGATGGCAAACAAACTTCTCAATGAAGCGCATTTTACGATTAAAAATGGCTGGCGTACAACACCGGGAGGTCGTCCATTCAACCCGACGATCACGATTTCCTCTGGAGACAGCGTGATTGCGACAGAAGCGACTTTCTTGAAACAGTTCTTGAATGCGGTTCACATTAACGTAAAAATTCTTCCGCCGATCAATTTCAACACGATCATCAGCCAGTTGGGGAACGATGCAAACGGCAAACAACCCATTCAAGGTTTCTTCCTAGGCTGGAACTTGAGCACAGATCCAGATCCGCGTGGCCTCTGGCGGTCAACGGATAACTTAAACGCGACAACGATCGATTGGACGAATACAAAAGATCCTGCGGTTGCATTGAATGACAAATTGATTCACCTGCAACACTCGGCTGCCGCATTCAGCATTCCGTATCGTCAAAAGATCCTCAATCAGTGGCAAGTCTTGCTCAACCAACAACTTCCTGAGAACTTCTTGACTATGGATGACACGATCACGGCGTATAACAAGAACCTTCACGGTGTCGTGTTCTCGCCATACGGTGCGCTGTATCCAAACAGATGGTATCTCAACTAA
- a CDS encoding ABC transporter permease translates to MLTYIVRRVLGLIPTLFVITVIVFAFAHMMPGNAFQAMLFNPHIKNGGALYKKLMAENGLNQNIVVQYFDWIGNVLHGNLGTSYSYQLPVSQLIATYLPNTLELAITAEVLILAFSIPIGLLQANRANKPFDVGTSFIAVLFYSIPGFIFALFLIFIFSFTLNWLPSSGTVTPAVPWSGSLGDRIIHLVLPALSLALPSMAYYTRLTRGNTLQLIVSDFIRTAKAKGLRGRRILFRHVLRNAIIPLMTQFGFDIGGLFGGAVILEQIFTWPGMGELSINATLNRDYPLILGVTLLFAVTVLIGNLVADILLAISDPRIRYN, encoded by the coding sequence GTGCTGACGTACATTGTACGAAGGGTTCTCGGGCTGATCCCTACGCTTTTTGTAATAACGGTTATTGTTTTTGCATTTGCGCACATGATGCCAGGTAACGCGTTTCAGGCAATGCTTTTTAACCCGCATATCAAAAACGGCGGGGCACTTTATAAAAAACTTATGGCTGAAAATGGACTCAATCAAAATATTGTTGTTCAGTATTTCGATTGGATTGGAAACGTTTTGCATGGTAATCTTGGAACTTCTTATTCTTATCAATTACCAGTCAGTCAATTGATTGCGACGTATCTACCCAATACGCTGGAACTTGCAATTACTGCAGAGGTTTTGATATTAGCATTCTCAATTCCCATTGGTCTTTTACAAGCAAACCGCGCAAACAAACCATTTGATGTTGGGACTAGTTTTATCGCAGTTTTATTTTATTCGATTCCCGGCTTCATCTTCGCATTATTTTTGATCTTTATCTTCTCGTTTACACTCAATTGGTTGCCATCGAGTGGGACGGTCACACCAGCTGTACCTTGGTCAGGCTCGCTCGGTGATCGCATAATTCATTTGGTGCTTCCAGCGCTTTCCTTGGCACTTCCATCGATGGCGTATTACACAAGGCTCACACGAGGAAATACGCTACAATTAATCGTTTCTGATTTTATTCGAACTGCGAAGGCCAAGGGCTTGCGGGGGCGCAGAATTCTTTTTCGCCACGTTCTTCGCAATGCAATCATTCCATTGATGACACAGTTTGGTTTTGATATTGGTGGATTGTTTGGTGGAGCAGTCATTCTTGAGCAAATCTTCACTTGGCCAGGCATGGGGGAACTTTCAATTAATGCAACGTTGAATCGAGACTATCCCTTGATTCTTGGGGTTACATTACTTTTTGCCGTAACTGTTCTCATTGGAAATCTCGTGGCGGATATTTTATTGGCGATATCTGATCCGCGAATCAGATACAATTAA
- the opp4C gene encoding oligopeptide ABC transporter permease, whose translation MTSGTVVERKSSTLKQTKLVKSKSPTRLSIERFFRNPLAVFGLVVLSLIIFVTIAAPLFTHFSPSTPDIMNTDSPPTALHPLGTDGSGYDNLARVLYGGRTDLTIAFSAAIVQIILGVIYGGISGYFGGWVDNLLMRFVDIMLNFPFISLVLVLEAIFNTSNMWMLVFVVSITSWPGTARFMRGVFLQIREQDYVVGARTIGCSTWRIIFRHMLPNSTSILVVLTSFSIAGYVGINAALSYLGLGVPPSTPSWGGMLNSYSDYLSLKTEPYAWMPPAIMILLTILSVNFIGDGLRDAFDPQSKA comes from the coding sequence TTGACTTCTGGAACTGTTGTTGAAAGAAAGTCATCTACGCTTAAACAAACAAAGCTTGTAAAAAGTAAATCTCCGACACGACTTTCTATAGAACGGTTTTTTAGAAACCCCCTCGCAGTCTTTGGTCTTGTCGTTCTGAGCCTTATCATTTTTGTAACGATTGCAGCTCCCCTCTTTACACATTTTTCGCCGAGTACACCTGACATTATGAATACGGATTCGCCACCTACGGCGCTCCATCCTTTGGGAACGGATGGTTCTGGTTATGATAATCTTGCACGCGTGCTTTACGGAGGAAGAACTGATTTGACAATTGCTTTTTCCGCAGCGATCGTCCAAATCATTCTAGGTGTAATTTATGGAGGGATTTCCGGCTACTTTGGAGGCTGGGTCGATAATCTGTTGATGCGGTTTGTCGATATCATGCTGAATTTCCCTTTTATTTCCCTCGTTTTAGTGCTTGAGGCTATTTTTAACACATCTAACATGTGGATGCTTGTGTTTGTCGTGAGTATCACTTCGTGGCCGGGTACAGCGCGATTTATGCGTGGTGTATTTCTTCAGATAAGAGAGCAAGATTATGTCGTTGGGGCGCGTACGATTGGATGCAGCACGTGGCGTATTATTTTTCGTCACATGCTTCCAAATTCAACTAGTATTCTTGTGGTCCTGACGAGCTTTAGTATTGCTGGATATGTCGGTATTAACGCAGCTCTTTCGTATCTTGGACTTGGTGTTCCACCTTCCACTCCATCGTGGGGTGGAATGCTCAACTCTTACTCAGACTATCTCTCACTGAAAACGGAACCTTATGCTTGGATGCCTCCAGCAATCATGATTCTTTTAACGATCTTGTCGGTTAACTTTATCGGTGATGGGTTGCGCGATGCGTTTGATCCCCAATCCAAAGCTTGA
- a CDS encoding TetR/AcrR family transcriptional regulator yields MERIAQRKDGAKYQTILAAAVAVMAESGYHGAQVARIARVAGVADGTVYLYFKNKEDILVSILRETIGEIVTLSTLLEGDHPEPLKALHKLIDAHFQTLGQNPALATVLQVHIRQADPGIRAQVAEIMRPYQQTIARIVEMGVSCGEMRKKLDLRIARRMIFGTIDETVNAWIFTGAKYDLTALVDPVFDVLVTGLAGNREYDQEDRE; encoded by the coding sequence GTGGAGCGGATCGCGCAACGAAAAGATGGAGCGAAATATCAGACAATCCTTGCGGCGGCTGTGGCAGTGATGGCAGAGTCTGGGTATCACGGTGCGCAAGTGGCTCGCATCGCGCGCGTGGCAGGAGTAGCGGACGGAACGGTCTATCTCTATTTTAAGAACAAGGAAGATATTCTCGTATCCATTTTGCGCGAGACGATTGGAGAGATTGTCACGCTCTCTACGCTGCTTGAAGGCGATCACCCAGAACCGCTTAAAGCACTGCATAAGCTCATTGATGCGCACTTTCAGACGCTCGGTCAAAACCCAGCGCTTGCAACCGTGCTGCAGGTTCATATTCGACAGGCAGATCCTGGAATTCGCGCACAGGTCGCTGAGATCATGCGACCTTATCAGCAAACCATTGCACGCATCGTTGAGATGGGCGTTTCGTGTGGCGAAATGCGCAAAAAATTGGATCTGCGAATTGCCCGGCGCATGATCTTTGGCACGATTGATGAGACCGTTAACGCGTGGATCTTTACAGGCGCAAAGTATGATTTGACAGCGCTCGTTGACCCTGTGTTTGATGTTCTCGTGACTGGACTTGCGGGAAACCGCGAATACGATCAAGAGGATAGGGAGTGA
- a CDS encoding electron transfer flavoprotein subunit beta/FixA family protein, with the protein MNVIVCMKQTFDTEAKIALADGKISEEGVQWVINPYDEYAIEEALKIKEATDGNVTIVTIGPARVEEAVRTALAMGADDAVIVDDPAAFGDEFTVAEVLAAVIKTHPFDLILTGNQAVDDGSAQVAVRLAERLDLPHVSTITKLTIEGATAVAERDAEGDTEVVEVKLPALFTAQQGLNEPRYPSLLGIRKASKKPVKRLTLEEVGLSRDEITKRVTVTEVFMPAQKGAGRILTGDTSERVRELVRELRQTSKVI; encoded by the coding sequence GTGAATGTGATCGTGTGCATGAAACAAACCTTTGACACAGAGGCCAAAATTGCGCTCGCGGATGGGAAGATAAGTGAAGAAGGCGTGCAGTGGGTCATCAATCCATATGACGAGTATGCAATAGAAGAAGCGCTGAAGATCAAGGAAGCAACGGACGGAAATGTGACGATTGTAACAATCGGGCCCGCGCGCGTCGAAGAGGCGGTGCGGACAGCGCTTGCGATGGGGGCGGATGACGCAGTGATCGTCGATGATCCTGCCGCGTTTGGGGACGAGTTTACAGTGGCTGAAGTTCTGGCAGCGGTGATCAAAACACATCCTTTCGATCTCATTCTAACGGGCAATCAGGCAGTGGATGACGGTTCGGCGCAAGTGGCGGTTCGCCTCGCGGAACGACTCGATCTGCCGCATGTTTCAACGATCACAAAGCTTACGATAGAAGGCGCCACAGCAGTGGCTGAGCGCGACGCAGAAGGCGACACAGAAGTGGTAGAGGTTAAACTCCCGGCACTCTTCACCGCGCAGCAAGGGCTTAATGAGCCGCGCTATCCGTCGCTTTTGGGAATACGCAAAGCGAGCAAGAAGCCTGTAAAACGCCTGACGCTTGAGGAGGTCGGTCTATCACGGGATGAAATCACAAAGCGCGTGACCGTGACGGAGGTCTTCATGCCCGCACAAAAAGGGGCGGGACGCATCTTGACGGGTGATACTTCAGAACGCGTCCGTGAGCTTGTGCGCGAGTTGAGACAGACGAGCAAAGTGATCTGA
- a CDS encoding electron transfer flavoprotein subunit alpha/FixB family protein yields MQDVLVVADLRGATLRNVTLEALYGAGVIAQGGRVTALLCGHNVSSLAETLFAHGAHEVLVVDDERLQVYQPELYRKAVQAAVDEVNPRTVLFAHSAVGRDLAPAIAALYRAGQVSDVIGIAAKDDQVIYTRPVYAGKAFTKNEITGDLAIVTIRPNNLPVSEFMQASKTAKKLDVSFGGDLRTTIKDVMKKVSGGVDLTEAKIIVSGGRGVKSAEGFEPLRELARVLGAAVGASRGACDAGYCDYAMQIGQTGKVVTPDLYIACGISGAIQHLAGMSNAKVIVAINKDPEAPIFKVADYGIVGDLFEVVPALTQELRAFLG; encoded by the coding sequence ATGCAAGACGTATTGGTTGTGGCTGACTTGCGTGGCGCCACATTGCGGAATGTTACGCTTGAGGCACTCTATGGCGCAGGGGTTATCGCACAAGGTGGTCGCGTCACCGCGCTGCTTTGCGGACACAATGTCTCGAGTCTCGCTGAGACCTTGTTTGCGCATGGTGCGCATGAGGTGCTTGTTGTCGATGATGAGCGACTGCAGGTGTATCAGCCTGAGCTCTATCGCAAGGCGGTGCAAGCGGCAGTTGATGAGGTCAATCCAAGAACCGTGCTGTTTGCCCACTCTGCAGTTGGTCGCGATCTCGCGCCGGCGATTGCAGCGCTCTATCGGGCGGGACAGGTGTCTGACGTGATTGGCATCGCTGCAAAGGATGATCAGGTGATCTATACGCGTCCTGTGTATGCGGGGAAAGCGTTTACAAAAAATGAGATCACAGGAGATTTGGCCATCGTCACCATCCGGCCTAATAACCTGCCCGTTTCGGAGTTTATGCAAGCGAGTAAAACGGCGAAAAAGCTTGACGTATCATTTGGCGGAGATTTGCGGACGACCATCAAGGATGTAATGAAAAAGGTGAGCGGCGGGGTTGATCTGACAGAAGCCAAAATCATCGTCTCGGGTGGACGGGGCGTCAAAAGTGCAGAAGGGTTTGAGCCACTGCGCGAACTGGCGCGTGTTCTTGGTGCAGCGGTCGGGGCATCGCGTGGCGCGTGTGACGCGGGATACTGTGACTACGCTATGCAGATTGGACAGACTGGGAAGGTGGTGACGCCAGATCTCTATATCGCGTGTGGGATATCTGGCGCAATTCAACATCTTGCTGGCATGTCAAACGCAAAGGTCATTGTCGCCATCAACAAAGATCCGGAGGCACCGATTTTTAAAGTGGCAGATTATGGGATTGTCGGGGATCTCTTTGAGGTTGTTCCAGCGCTCACACAAGAACTTCGCGCGTTTTTGGGATGA
- a CDS encoding M3 family oligoendopeptidase, with protein sequence MGFASYLYQRPDMEETKHLFEERLEMFKASESATEAREAILALNAIRNAFDSMANLVYIRHSTDTNSQFYRDEQHFFDEFGPVMQSLTTAFYDALLESPHRAELENMLGRRVFLLADLQRKTFSPEVLLDLQKENELTTKYQEIVASAKISFDGKELNLAQFGPYTESPDRELRKAASEARFSFMAEHEEEFDSIFDQLVKLRHGMAVKLGFPSFTELSYARLNRTDYSQEDVKRFRDQVYREIVPIVEELTKRKMNRLHLDKLYYYDGAFSFATGNPTPKGTPEELVAHAKRMYAEQSDVTKAFFDFMIDNELMDLVTGPGKAAGGYCTYIPQYGAPFIFANFNGTSGDVDVLTHEAGHALQVFLSRDQVMPEYYWPSYEAAEIFSMSMEFFAWPWMDLFFKEDTDKYKFDHLSGALSFLPYGVAVDEFQHWIYANIDATPAMRKAMWRTIEKKYLPSRDYAGNAYLEQGGFWHIQSHIFGTPFYYIDYTLAQVCAFQYWQRSLEDRDTAFADYLAIARKGGSVSFTELVRDGKLKSPFAPNCLEEVSGAVRAWLDRMDDSAF encoded by the coding sequence GTGGGTTTTGCATCGTATCTTTATCAACGGCCCGACATGGAAGAAACAAAACACCTGTTTGAGGAACGCCTTGAGATGTTTAAAGCGAGTGAAAGCGCTACAGAGGCGCGTGAAGCAATCCTTGCCTTGAATGCGATTCGCAATGCGTTTGACTCGATGGCTAATCTTGTATACATACGCCACAGCACAGATACGAACAGCCAGTTTTATCGCGATGAACAGCATTTTTTTGACGAATTCGGTCCTGTGATGCAGTCGCTTACGACCGCCTTTTACGATGCGCTTCTCGAATCGCCGCATCGTGCAGAGCTTGAGAATATGCTTGGCAGGCGTGTGTTTTTGCTCGCTGACCTTCAACGCAAAACATTTTCGCCAGAGGTTCTTTTGGATCTGCAAAAAGAGAATGAATTGACAACGAAGTATCAGGAGATCGTGGCGTCTGCAAAGATATCATTTGATGGCAAGGAATTAAACCTTGCGCAGTTTGGGCCTTACACGGAGTCTCCGGATCGAGAACTGCGCAAAGCGGCGAGTGAAGCGCGCTTTTCGTTTATGGCCGAACATGAAGAGGAGTTTGACTCTATCTTTGATCAACTCGTAAAACTGCGGCACGGAATGGCTGTGAAACTTGGATTTCCAAGCTTTACAGAGCTGTCGTATGCGCGATTGAATCGCACAGACTATTCTCAGGAGGATGTAAAACGGTTTCGCGATCAGGTCTATCGCGAGATTGTACCCATTGTAGAAGAACTTACGAAACGGAAAATGAATCGCCTTCATCTTGATAAATTGTACTACTACGATGGAGCATTTTCTTTTGCAACGGGAAATCCAACGCCAAAAGGAACGCCAGAGGAATTGGTGGCACACGCGAAACGGATGTATGCGGAACAGTCTGATGTGACGAAAGCCTTTTTTGATTTCATGATCGACAATGAATTGATGGATCTTGTGACGGGTCCTGGTAAAGCGGCGGGGGGGTATTGCACGTATATTCCGCAATATGGAGCACCGTTTATTTTTGCGAATTTCAACGGCACCTCTGGAGATGTCGACGTTTTGACGCATGAAGCGGGACATGCCCTTCAGGTTTTTTTAAGTCGCGATCAGGTGATGCCTGAGTACTACTGGCCATCGTATGAGGCTGCGGAGATTTTTTCGATGAGCATGGAGTTTTTTGCCTGGCCTTGGATGGATCTGTTCTTCAAGGAAGACACAGATAAATACAAGTTTGACCATTTGAGCGGGGCGCTCTCTTTTCTGCCATACGGTGTCGCGGTTGATGAGTTTCAACACTGGATCTACGCAAATATTGACGCGACGCCTGCAATGCGCAAGGCGATGTGGCGGACGATTGAAAAGAAATACTTGCCATCGCGCGACTATGCGGGAAATGCGTATTTGGAGCAAGGCGGATTCTGGCATATCCAGTCGCATATTTTTGGCACACCGTTTTACTACATTGACTATACACTGGCGCAAGTGTGTGCGTTTCAGTATTGGCAGCGTTCACTTGAAGATCGGGATACTGCGTTTGCAGATTATCTCGCGATTGCGCGCAAAGGTGGGAGCGTGTCATTCACTGAATTGGTGCGCGACGGAAAACTTAAGTCGCCTTTTGCGCCGAATTGTCTTGAAGAGGTGTCAGGAGCTGTGCGCGCGTGGCTCGACAGGATGGATGACTCTGCATTTTGA
- a CDS encoding DUF1806 family protein: MDLKKIAAHLDPMCGTPVFLHMEVNPGAYIRNAMVTLERYHVRGQGVYRIYLQFADQQGILHMDDVTEARVEDGRVLFVGYDEMERIARTLVISSQPLSMGRNGEKGDA; the protein is encoded by the coding sequence ATGGATCTAAAGAAGATTGCCGCACATCTTGACCCGATGTGCGGCACCCCCGTTTTTTTGCATATGGAGGTTAACCCAGGCGCTTATATCCGTAACGCCATGGTCACGCTTGAACGCTATCACGTGCGGGGACAGGGCGTATATCGCATCTATTTGCAGTTTGCAGATCAGCAGGGAATTCTTCACATGGATGATGTGACGGAGGCGCGCGTGGAGGATGGCCGTGTTCTCTTTGTGGGGTATGACGAGATGGAGCGGATCGCGCGTACACTTGTCATCAGTTCACAACCACTTTCTATGGGACGAAACGGTGAGAAGGGGGATGCGTGA